In Isosphaera pallida ATCC 43644, the sequence AGGTCGCGGTCCAGGATCTCGCCCCGATAAGGGCCGACCCTGAGCAACCGGCCCCGCTCGCGGTCGTAGGTCACCACCCCTTCGGGAATCGGCTCCCCCTCGACCGGAAAGACCCAACGCGCTCGAATCGTCACCCTCGGCGACACCGTCATGACGCGATTCCCGCAATTCGGCGACTTCGTTGCATTGCGCCCCGCTGCATCAATGCTCTGCGCTTGGATATTCAGTTGAACCGGATCGCGCCCCTCTTGGCAACCTCTTGGCGATCCGCAGCTCCGCTTCCAACGGCTTTCGTTCCAGCCTCAAAACTCGCCGCAACCCACGCTTGACGACCGCGCCAGAACCTTCTAGCGTGACAAAGCCAAGCGCGATCCTCAACCTAGTTGACTCCCTCCTACGCGCCTTTCTTTCGATTGGACGCTTGCTTTCGCCTCGACGCCAACGACACGCCGAATCGCATGCTTGAATCGATCCTCCCCCTCCCAAATCCTTGCTTGGAGAAGCCCCGCCCATGAAATCACTCAAAGGTCACTTGCTGATTGCCCATCCTTCCTTGCTCGACCCCAACTTCACCAAAACCGTGTTGCTGATGCTGGAACATACCCAACTCGGCGCGGCCGGCCTGGTCCTGAACCGACCCATCGACGGGACCGTGGCCGCGATCTCCCAAACCGCCTTCAACCACCCCTGCGACTGGGAAAAACCCATTCATCTAGGTGGCCCGGTTACGGGACCACTCACTATTGTTCACCAATGCGCGGAATGGGCCGATCAGGAAATCCTCGACGGGGTTTACTCCACGATCGACCGCGACAAGCTGAGCCAAATGGTCTTGCTCAAGCCCGAACCCTCCTTGGTTCTGTTCAACTGCGCTGGCTGGGGACCCGGACAGCTGGAATATGAACTGGCCGAGGACTCGTGGTATCATTGTCCCGCAACACCTGAACACATTTTTTGGAACGGCATGGGAAACCTGTGGGACGCCGTGATCCGTCCGTTTTCGACCAATCGGGTCGCGCGGATTGTCAAACACCTGCCTCCCGACGCGACCTTGAATTGATCGCATTCATGGCGTGGTGATCGTCGAGTCGATTCTCTTGTTCGACTCGGAGCGAGTGAGTTGGCGGCGCGACCAGCGAGCGCATCGCCGGTGTGGGTTAGGGGATTGATTAATGCCATTCCAGGGTTTCCAGGAATCGAACGCAGGAGGGTTCCAAGCTCGGATCGGCCCGAGCCATCAGCAGAACCACTGCGGCCCGACGGTCGGGACGAATTCCGAGGAAGGATCGGAATCCCCCTGTTTCGCCGTTGTGCCACAAGAAGAAGACGCCGTGCTTGTCGTCGGCCGCTGGTAAGCGACGGAACCAGTTCAAGCCTACCTCAGCGTGTTGTGGTTCGATCACGAACCAGGTAGAGGTGGCCCGGCGAATCGCCGACGCCAGAGGCGCTTTGGGGTTTTCTAAGCCCTCCAGGTGCGCTTGGGCGAACCGAAGCAGATCAGCGAGGGTCGAACGGATGCCGCCCGCGCCGTCGTAGACGTCGAAGTCCCAAAAGGGAGCCGGCGTCCCATCCCGCTTCCGACCGGCAACCCGCCGAGTGGGATCAGGACGTTGATCGTTCGAGGCGGTTGAGGCCACCGTGTCGGACATCCCCAACGGACCCACAATCACCCGGTCGAGCAACGCGCCATAGGTACACCCAGCGCGCCTCGCCAAACCATGTCCCAACATCCCTACACCTAAATTGGAATAGAGGTGGCGTTCACCGGGGCGACTGAGCAGCTTCAAATGCGGCAGCAAGCGAACCAGACTCGCCTCCGTGGCGTTTTGGTAAGGATTGGAGCTGGAAACCGACGCGACCAAAACATCGCCTCCGAGCCTCGGTAGGCCCGAAGTGTGGGTTGCTAAATGCCGAGGCGTGAACGGCACGCCCTCGAAGGTGGGCAGCTTCCAAGCGTCCCGGATCTCCTCGGGCAGCAGCAGCGCGAATGGTTCATCCAGCGCCACACCGTCGGTTTCAACCGCGTGGGCCAACAACAAACCGGTAAAGACTTTGGAAATCGAACCGATCTCGAAGATGGAATCGGCTCGGGGTGGTTCAATCCGAGCGGCCGGGCCGTTTGAAATCGTTTCGGCTTTGCCAAAACCAGCGAACTCGGCGTGACCGTCCCGAATCCAACCAACCGCCACCGCCGCGTTGTCGTGGTTCTCGCTCCACGCGCGACAGGATTCCCGCAGTGCTTCGGTGGGATCAAAATCGTCTCGGAGGCTGGCAAAATCCGGCCGGGCGGCGACCCAACCCAACCGCCATCCGGCCGCTCCCAAGGCGACCGTCCACGTCGCGGCCCGCAATATTGAACGGCGACCTAGCGGTGAACCTAACATTGTTATATAACCTTACAAGAATCAATGTGACAAGTAAATGAAACCAATAACATAATTTGGCCAACGCTCCTTCGCCCGCGGTTCACCTAACCCCACGGCGCGATGGAATCGTCCAAGATCGACCACCGGGTTGTCAAGCCTCACGGTGTTCATCACAATCGACACCCGCCGGGCGACGGCGAAACCCGGCCCTGCCAACGATTGGAGGCCGCTTTCTTCTCAAGAGACTTGAGCTTGTCCAATGACCACCTCGAACTCCGCCGAACCATCCCTCCGCTCTTCCGCCGTTCGGATCGCCATGTGGTCCGGCCCCCGCACCATTTCCACGGCCATGATGCGTTCCTGGGGAAATCGTCCCGACACCTTTGTGAGCGACGAACCGCTCTACGGGTATTATTTGCGCAAAACTGGGGCCAACCATCCCGCCGCCGCCGAAATCATCGCCACGATGGAAACCGACTGGACCAAACTGGCCGCGTTCCTCTCCGGTCCCATCCCCGAAGGCAAGACGATTTGGTTTCAAAAACAGATGACGCATCACTTGCTTCCCGAGATTCAGCGCGATTGGTTGACCCAACTTCGCCACGCCTTTTTGATCCGCGACCCGCGCGAGATGCTTCCCTCGCTGCTCAAAGTCACCCCTCACGCCAACCTCGCCGACACTGGCTGGCCCCAACAGGTTGAACTCTTCGAGTGGGTTGCCGAGCGTTACGGCGAAATCCCTCCGGTCGTCGATTCCCGCGACGTGCTGGAACATCCCCGCGGCGTTCTGAGCCGTCTCTGTGAACGGCTCGGTGTGCCGTTCCACGAGGCGATGCTCTCCTGGCCACCCGGACCCCGCAAAACCGACGGCATCTGGGCTCCTTACTGGTATCAGGCCGTTGAACAGTCCACCGGATTCCAACCCTACACTCCCAAAACCGAGGCCGTGCCGGAATCACGCCGCGATTTGCTCAATCGTTGCATCGAACTTTACGAACAGCTGGCAGTCCACCGCATTCGTCCCTGAGACAAACTCTCTTTATTTGAATTAGCTTGAATCTCATCGTCTGTAGGTCAATCACCGTCGGGAGATCTTCGCCATGTTGCAAACCTTCGACCCTCGCAACCGTGACCTGTTGGTCAATATCAACGGCGTGTTGATCCATCGTGATCGGGCCGGAATCAGTCCGTTCGACTCGGCGGTGCAGGGAGGCGATGCGGTTTGGGAGGGGTTGAGGCTTTACAATGGCCGCGTCTTCCGCCTGCGCGAACATCTGGACCGACTGCGACGCTCCGCCCAAGCGTTGGCCTTCTCCACGATTCCCAGCCATGAGTCGATCATTGCCGAGATCAAGAAGACGTTTGAAGCCAATCGCATGTACGACGGCGTTCATACCCGTTTGACATTGACCCGAGGGGTCAAAATAACCTCGGGCATGGATCCGCGTTTGAACCAGTTCGGTCCCACCCTGATTGTACTGGCCGAGTTCAAACCACCGGTCTACGGCACCAAAGGGATTCGTTTGATTACGGCCAGCGTGCGACGACCAAGCCCCGATGTCATCGACCCCAAAATCCATCATTGCAACCTGATCAACTCCATCCTCGCTAAGATCGAGGCCAACGTCGCCGGGGCCGACGACGCTGTGATGCTCGACAACCACGGTTTCCTGGCGGAAACCAACGCGACGCATCTCTTCGTGATTGAGGGGGGGGTGGTTCGCACCAGTCGCCCGGTCGCCTGCCCCGAGGGAATCA encodes:
- a CDS encoding sulfotransferase-like domain-containing protein; the protein is MTTSNSAEPSLRSSAVRIAMWSGPRTISTAMMRSWGNRPDTFVSDEPLYGYYLRKTGANHPAAAEIIATMETDWTKLAAFLSGPIPEGKTIWFQKQMTHHLLPEIQRDWLTQLRHAFLIRDPREMLPSLLKVTPHANLADTGWPQQVELFEWVAERYGEIPPVVDSRDVLEHPRGVLSRLCERLGVPFHEAMLSWPPGPRKTDGIWAPYWYQAVEQSTGFQPYTPKTEAVPESRRDLLNRCIELYEQLAVHRIRP
- a CDS encoding aminotransferase class IV; this translates as MLQTFDPRNRDLLVNINGVLIHRDRAGISPFDSAVQGGDAVWEGLRLYNGRVFRLREHLDRLRRSAQALAFSTIPSHESIIAEIKKTFEANRMYDGVHTRLTLTRGVKITSGMDPRLNQFGPTLIVLAEFKPPVYGTKGIRLITASVRRPSPDVIDPKIHHCNLINSILAKIEANVAGADDAVMLDNHGFLAETNATHLFVIEGGVVRTSRPVACPEGITRAVVLELCRDHGIPHEERDLTQAEAYRADECFCTGTMGELVPVHQLDGRPIGDGQTAGPITQRLITLFHQRVAQEGERLIDSAFD
- a CDS encoding YqgE/AlgH family protein, which encodes MKSLKGHLLIAHPSLLDPNFTKTVLLMLEHTQLGAAGLVLNRPIDGTVAAISQTAFNHPCDWEKPIHLGGPVTGPLTIVHQCAEWADQEILDGVYSTIDRDKLSQMVLLKPEPSLVLFNCAGWGPGQLEYELAEDSWYHCPATPEHIFWNGMGNLWDAVIRPFSTNRVARIVKHLPPDATLN
- a CDS encoding serine hydrolase domain-containing protein, with the translated sequence MGAAGWRLGWVAARPDFASLRDDFDPTEALRESCRAWSENHDNAAVAVGWIRDGHAEFAGFGKAETISNGPAARIEPPRADSIFEIGSISKVFTGLLLAHAVETDGVALDEPFALLLPEEIRDAWKLPTFEGVPFTPRHLATHTSGLPRLGGDVLVASVSSSNPYQNATEASLVRLLPHLKLLSRPGERHLYSNLGVGMLGHGLARRAGCTYGALLDRVIVGPLGMSDTVASTASNDQRPDPTRRVAGRKRDGTPAPFWDFDVYDGAGGIRSTLADLLRFAQAHLEGLENPKAPLASAIRRATSTWFVIEPQHAEVGLNWFRRLPAADDKHGVFFLWHNGETGGFRSFLGIRPDRRAAVVLLMARADPSLEPSCVRFLETLEWH